The uncultured Fibrobacter sp. genomic interval TGTCGTTGGTAACAAGGGCTGCGGCTTCGTTGGTCACCGACTTGGTGTACAGGTCTTCGTAAATCTGTTCGGCCTGTGCAAAGTGCTTGATGCTTTCCTTGTTTTTGCCGGCGTAATGGTAGAGCATGCCTTCGTCGAAGTGGTAAAGGAAGGCGCTCTTTTCGCCGTAAAGGTCGTCTTTCTTCTTTTCGATTTTTTCGATAGTGCCCTCGAAACCTTCTTTCTTGAGTACGGGGGCCAACGTTTCATAACGAGTCATGGACTTGTTTGCGCAAGAACACAAAAACAGTGCAGATATTGCGAGCAATAAAAGGCGTTTCATGAAAACTCCGGTAATGAATTTACGTTAAATATAAATAAAATAGCCTCCGACTTAGAGTCGGAGGCCTAATGGCATAAACCACTGAGAGAGAAATTACTTCTTCTTCTTGCCGGAAGCGTCGAGGGTCACTTCGACAGTTTCTTCGCCCTTCACGGTCACGAGAGCTTCGGCAGACTTGCGGTTGGAGCATTCTGCGCGAATCACGTGGTCACCGGCGTCGAGGTTGTTGATGGTGAGTGCGGCACCGTCGGTCTTGTCGGCATTGTCGCCGTCGATGTAGATGAGGCACTTGCCCGGAATGGTGGTCACCTTGATAGCACCCTTAGGAATCTTGGTGCCGAAGTCAAACACGTTACGCTTGTCGTTACCCGGCCAAATGTTCACGCGCTGGTTCACCAGTTCGTAACCCTGGTCGATCACCACGAGGGTCTGACGGCCAGACTTGACGCTGACGTTTTCAATCGGGCTCTTGCCCAAGGGTTCGCCACCGAGGAACACGTCGCTGTTAGGCGGGTTGGTGATGATGGTGATGGTTGCGGCCTTACCGCGCGGAGGTGGATCGTCGTCAGCGACGGCGGCGGTAAAGAGGAATGCGACCAAAAGCGCAAAAATGTAAAGCTTTTTCATGGATTTCTCCTGTTTGTTTGTTCTAAAAATATAAAGTTTTTATGGAATTTAATTTTTTTTTGTGCAAAAGTTTAGAAACGCGTGCTAAAAAAGCGCCCCTAAAAAACTACTTTTCACTACATGAAAGCCCTTTACCAGAAAATTCGCACTTTAAATGGCAAAAATTACGGTCTCTACAAGTCCTTGGCAGACAAACCATGGGATTTTGGCGATTTCGCGCTGGAATTCCTGCATGTGCAGGGCGACCCGTATGCGCCGGCCTCCAGGGTCGTGATCAAGGCGAATCTTTCGATGCTCGGTTATTCGGGCGAATGGGGCGGCTCTTTTGAGCGTCGCTTGGCGCTGAGCGATTTCTTGCACCGCAAGCTTTCGCGACTGGTTAAGGAAAAGTACCCTGATAAGGACGCCGCCATCGTATTCGATACGGCTGGACCCGAGATGCTGGTGCGAAATTCCCTGTGGATTGAGGTTTTGCCGGACTTGGTGTCGGCAGGGCTTTATTACAGCAAGTCCGACGAGGCCGCCTTGCAGGAACATTTCCGCGTGCTCGCCGAACGCAAGGAGATTTTGGCTGAGTTTGAAAGTCGCGGGCTGTGTGCATTCGTGCCTGACGGTGCAGTGCTTCCGCGAGCATCGGGCTTGAGCGAATTGCCGCTGGAAGGCGCGGTGCCGTTTACCGCTCCCGAACAGATGGCGGTGACTTTGAATGTGTGCGGTCGCGAAATTCGCGGCATGGGAATCCCGAAGGGAATCACCGTGATTACGGGGGGCGCCTTCCATGGAAAGTCGACTTTGCTGCAGGCCTTGACCCGCGCGGTCTACCCGCATATTCCGGGCGACGGTCGTGAAGGAATCGTGATTGACGAATCTGCACTCCGCGTGGGCGTCGAAGACGGCCGCAGCGTGCGCGGCACAGACTTGTCGCAGTTCGTGCGCGACTTGCCGGGCGGCGTTTCGACCAAGAATTTCAATACGCTTTCGGCGTCGGGTTCTACCAGCGAAGCCGCAAACTTGCTCGAAGCCATGGAAGCGGGGGCCAGCACCTTCTTGATCGACGAGGATTCTTCGGCGGTGAACTTCTTGATTCGCGACATTCGCGTGCGCAAGCTCTTGGGCGATGACCGCGAACCGCTGATTCCGCTGACGGATCGCATTCGTGAAATTTCGGCACAGGGCTACAGCTTTATTCTGGTGGCAGGTGCTTGCGGCGACTACCTCGACCTTGCCGACAACATCGTCATCATGGCAAACTACAAGGCTGAATGTGCAAAGTCTTCGCAGTCGCCGGAATCGCAACAGTCTACAGCCGCGGTCTCGAGCGCGCGCCCGTTTGTAGGCTACATGCAACCCTTGCAAAAATCGGTGCGCCCCACCTCTGCGGTCGAGCGCCAAGTCAAGGTAAAACTTTCAGGCGATACTTTGTTGCAAATCGGGTTCCTGGTGTCCGACACCTCGCGCCTCAACACGCTTGTCGACAAGCAGCAGCGCTTAGGTGCGGGCTTTGTACTTTTGAACCTGCTGCAGAACGCTGCCAGCAATTCGGAATCGGATGCTTGCGCCGGCGATTCTGTCGCCGCGACCATCCAGAAACTTCTCGAAAAAATTCAGAACGTGGGCTTCCGCAACTTGCCGCAGGGCATGAGCCGCGAAATGAGCCTCCCGCGTGTCGTCGACATCGCCTGCGTGGCGTTCAGACTGCGTGAAGGCTCTAGGTAGTTAAAGGATTTTTTGCTTTAAAAGCTTTTGTAATCATTATCGCACAGGCTTTGCTGTTCGCTGACAATCGTCTCGAAAGGAAAGCCTGTAAAATTCTTTACCGCGCATGCTACGGCTACTTTACCGTCGTTGGGGTAGTAGTCATAGAAAGATCCGTTAGTCGCTTCGCATTCTTCCTTGAATAGGCTCTTGGCTGGTCCTACTGAAGAATAGACTTCGCCATAGGCCAAGTAAGCGATAGAATTGTTTGGGGTAAGAAGAATCGTTGCTTGAAGCGTTCCACGTGAATTGGGAGTGAATGAACGAATCAATCCTGATTCTTCTTGATACACATCAACTATGCAGAAATACGGATTGTCTTCTTCGGGGATAGTGTATCGTTCTTTTTGTGTCGTAAAATGATACTGCGCGTCGTAATTGATGAAACGCGTCATTCCATCAATTTGGTCTGTCGTAGATTTTTGCGGAAAAGCTTTTGCAAGGCTGTCCAAGATTGCTCGCTCTTCATCGGAGACCTCTAGGTTTTCGGTGTTGGGTGCAATGATGAATTTTCTGCCTGTGTTGATTGTGGAGTCGTTGCTAGTGGAACTGCTGTAAATGGCTAAATCCGTTCGGTACCATTCGCCGTAAGGCTTGACATTGTCGGGGAAATTTCCCTTTTCGTCGCAATTCCATGATTCGCTATGGAGTACGTTGCCGGTTATAGTTATGTTTTCGTTTATGGCAATATTTTCGGTGTCGGCGACTAGGAACATGACAATGGGGCCGGTTGCGTCAAGTAAACAGTTGTTTCCGGGGTACACCGCATAGATGTTTATTTCTTCGCCTGTAAATTTGTTCAAAACTAGAACTTGTGGAGATTCTGCCATATAGATGATTACGGCGTAAAATTTTGTCTTTCCGTCTTCAGCCAGATGACTCTCTTCTAAAATCGGAGCCGTTTTGGGGAAACATTTGGCAATGGCTTCGCCGGAGATTGGCTTCAAGGGTACAATCATTTCGTTTTCGTCGTATGAAACCATGGCGTTTTCGCAACTGGGAGAAAGTGCGGTATTATACGCGATTACGTGATTGTCAAATTGGAGAACCTTTTCGTTGTTGGCTGTAAAGGGGGCGAGGAGGTTTTCAATTATATTGTCTGCGGAACTGGAAATCGTATTTTCCGAAGAACTGCTAATTTCGTCGGTCGCATTCGGAATGGTCGTGGAGCCAGCCGTGGTAGGGCTGTCCGAGGAGCAGGCTGCCAGTGCAATAAGGGCAATTGTGCTCGCTGTGTAGTAGAAATTCTGTTTAAGGCTAAGCATGACCTACTCCTTTGACTTTATATCTCTAAACTAGATTTTACACTTGAATTAGTCAATATTTTTATTATGCTAAATTGGAAAATTTTTATATCTTGTAAATCAAGAACTTAAAAGGAGCAAATAATGCGCAAAGATCTCGGTGTTAAAGCTTACTTGTACCCGCAGCCTACATTGGTGATTGCGACGTATAACGAAGATGGTTCTACGAATGCCATGGTGGCCGCTTGGGGCTCCATTAGCGACACGAACCAGGTCGCCATTTACGTGGCTCACAGCCATAAGACCATGCCGAACATTCTTGCGCGCAAGGCTTTTACCGTCAGCATGGCGACGGCCAAGAACATCAAGGCGATTGATTACCTGGGCGTGACTTCGGGTAACAAGGTTGCCGACAAGTTTGCTCATTCCGGCTTGACCTCTGTCAAGAGCGCTCATGTGGACGCCCCGCTGATTGCGGAACTCCCGCTCGCGCTGGAATGCAAGCTCGTCAGCTACGACGAAGATTCGGAACTTTTGCTCGGCGAAATCGTGAATGTGTCTGTCGATGATTCTGCGCTAGATGAATCCGGAAAGCTCTCGGTCGAAAAGCTCGCTCCGGTGTGCTACGATTCTGCGGGCCACGGCTACTACGTGATGGAACGCCGTGTAGGTAACGCCTTTAGCGACGGAAAGTTATTGGGTTAGTTTGAGGGGGAGTATGAAGAGTCTTCATTATGTTTTGTGTGTTGCGGTGGTTGCCTTGCTGGGCGCTTGCGGTGGTACCTCTAGCACATCGCACGAACCTGTAGAATCCAGCAGCTCTGTAGAAATAGTGGAATCCAGCAGCTCCGAAGCGGTTGCTCCGGAGTCAAGTTCAGCCATTGAGTCTACGGCCACTGAGCCCGCTGCCGACACGGTATGGAACAAGGCGAACCTTACGTGGTATATTTCTTGGCCGGATCCGAGCAGCGAAGAATGCGTGGTGTACAACGGCTGCGAATGGGCGGGCTACTTTGCTGGCCTACCGGACCAGCAGACCGAAGAGTGGGTCAGCGAACATAACATCATCTCCATCCACGAAAAGGATTGGGGCAAGTACAAACTGAAAACTTTCAGGCTGCGTCAGAATGGCCGCACCATAGACGCTACCGTTTACGACAAGTGCGCCGACAGCGATTGCGACGGGTGTTGTACCCAGAACGCGGGCGAACTCGGGTTCTTGATTGACATCGAAAGCTATACCTGCGAGCGCCTTTCCGGCACCAAGGACGGCTGCGATGGCGTAATTGAATGGACTTGCCTTGACTGCGAATAATCCGGCTTTTGTAATATGAAGATTCTGGTCCTTATTGATAACATCGCTAGTTGCTGTGGCTCCCGCAAGCTCTTTGGCGAGTGGGGCCTGTCGGTGTACGTGGAATTCGAAGGCAAGCGTTACTTGCTCGATACGGGAGCGTCGCACCTGTTCGCGAAAAACGCTGGCGTGATGGGCGTGGACCTTTCGAAGATTGACATGGGCGTTTTGAGTCACGCGCATTTTGACCACAGCGATGGCATGGCCAGGTTCTTTGCGCTGAACAAGACTGCTCCCTTTTATTTGCGCAAGGGTGCGGGCGAAAACTGCTATCATACGCATAAATTGCTTGGCCACTTTACTTACCATGAATACATTGGAATCCATAAGGGCTTTTTAAAGCGCTTTGCAGACCGTATCCGCTTTGCCGAAGGCGACATGCAGATAGCGCCGAATGTGTACCTGGTGCCGCACAAGACGCCGGGCCTTTCTGCGATTGGCGAGCGTGCCCATCTTTCGGTCAAGGAAAACGGCAAGTACCGCTACGATAGTTTCGATCACGAACAAAGTCTCGTGTTCGATACGCCTAAGGGCCTGTTTGTTATGAATAGTTGCAGCCATGGCGGCGCAGATAATATCGTAAAAGAGATTGAGGCTACGTTCCCCGGCAAAAAGATTTATGCGATTCTCGGCGGATTCCATTTGTTCCGCTATAAAGACGAAGTGGTACGCGCCTTTGCGGAGCGCCTGCGCGAGCTCGATGTCCAGAAGATTTATA includes:
- a CDS encoding PEGA domain-containing protein, producing MKKLYIFALLVAFLFTAAVADDDPPPRGKAATITIITNPPNSDVFLGGEPLGKSPIENVSVKSGRQTLVVIDQGYELVNQRVNIWPGNDKRNVFDFGTKIPKGAIKVTTIPGKCLIYIDGDNADKTDGAALTINNLDAGDHVIRAECSNRKSAEALVTVKGEETVEVTLDASGKKKK
- a CDS encoding ABC-ATPase domain-containing protein; the protein is MKALYQKIRTLNGKNYGLYKSLADKPWDFGDFALEFLHVQGDPYAPASRVVIKANLSMLGYSGEWGGSFERRLALSDFLHRKLSRLVKEKYPDKDAAIVFDTAGPEMLVRNSLWIEVLPDLVSAGLYYSKSDEAALQEHFRVLAERKEILAEFESRGLCAFVPDGAVLPRASGLSELPLEGAVPFTAPEQMAVTLNVCGREIRGMGIPKGITVITGGAFHGKSTLLQALTRAVYPHIPGDGREGIVIDESALRVGVEDGRSVRGTDLSQFVRDLPGGVSTKNFNTLSASGSTSEAANLLEAMEAGASTFLIDEDSSAVNFLIRDIRVRKLLGDDREPLIPLTDRIREISAQGYSFILVAGACGDYLDLADNIVIMANYKAECAKSSQSPESQQSTAAVSSARPFVGYMQPLQKSVRPTSAVERQVKVKLSGDTLLQIGFLVSDTSRLNTLVDKQQRLGAGFVLLNLLQNAASNSESDACAGDSVAATIQKLLEKIQNVGFRNLPQGMSREMSLPRVVDIACVAFRLREGSR
- a CDS encoding flavin reductase family protein; this translates as MRKDLGVKAYLYPQPTLVIATYNEDGSTNAMVAAWGSISDTNQVAIYVAHSHKTMPNILARKAFTVSMATAKNIKAIDYLGVTSGNKVADKFAHSGLTSVKSAHVDAPLIAELPLALECKLVSYDEDSELLLGEIVNVSVDDSALDESGKLSVEKLAPVCYDSAGHGYYVMERRVGNAFSDGKLLG
- a CDS encoding MBL fold metallo-hydrolase, with the protein product MKILVLIDNIASCCGSRKLFGEWGLSVYVEFEGKRYLLDTGASHLFAKNAGVMGVDLSKIDMGVLSHAHFDHSDGMARFFALNKTAPFYLRKGAGENCYHTHKLLGHFTYHEYIGIHKGFLKRFADRIRFAEGDMQIAPNVYLVPHKTPGLSAIGERAHLSVKENGKYRYDSFDHEQSLVFDTPKGLFVMNSCSHGGADNIVKEIEATFPGKKIYAILGGFHLFRYKDEVVRAFAERLRELDVQKIYTGHCTGNRAFEILHEVLGDRAEQMRCGMSIEI